DNA sequence from the Candidatus Fluviicola riflensis genome:
CCGTCGCAATCGGTAGCGAGCCAGGTGGCACTTACAATTGAAAAGTTTTGATCGGCCATATTCAAATCACACAGATCGGAAGGATCAGTTCCGTTTGGCCCCGGAGTTCCATCACCGTCAGGGTCAGATTCATCACCATTGGTGACGCCGTCGCCATCGCAATCTGCTGAAAGATTAGAAACAGAGCATGGCAATACGGTGATGAAAATTGTATCATTAACACAGATTATAGGAAGCGGTGTACCGTCGTCACAAATCTGGACAATCACTGTATCTTCTCCGAAATAACCACTGTTTGGCGTGTAAGTAAATGTTCCGTCAGGATTGATTACAATACCGCCGTTATCAGGCCCATCAACCGGAATGATCGTAACAACCAGGTTTCCGTCAACATCCGAATCACCGGCATCGGTCAAATCACCCGAAACAGGAATATCCAGTGATGTAGTAAGTGTTTCATTGTCCACAACCGGCGGGTCATTTACCGGATTCACTGTCACAAACAAGGTGTCATTTACACAAATCACAGGTAATGGCAATCCGTTGTCACAAGCTGTGTAAATCACTGTATCGATTCCATTGAAATCAGGAACAGGTGTATAATCAACTGTTCCGTTTCCGTTGATGGTCACTGTTCCGCCACCGGTTGTACTCACAATTGTGGTTACGATAATTGGAGTTCCGTCAGGATCGATATTGTTTGTTGTCAAATCAATGGTAGTAGTAGGTCCGGTGTCTTCAGTAACTGTTAATGTTTCATTTCCTTGACTTGGAGTATCGTTAACAGGATTCACCGTCACAAACAAGGTGTCATTTACACAAGTTGCTGGTAACGGTAATCCGCTGTCACAAGCTGTGTAAATCACTGTATCGATTCCATTGAAATCAGGAACAGATGTATAATCAACTGTTCCGTTTCCGTTGATGGTCACTGTTCCGCCACCGGTTGTACTCACGATTGTGGTTACGGTAATTGGAGTGCCGTCAGGATCGAAATTGTTTGTTGTCAAATCAATAGTAGTTGTTGGTCCGGCATCTTCAGTAACTGTTAATGTTTCGTTCCCTTGACTTGGAGCGTCATTTACCGGATTCACCGTCACAAACAAGGTGTCATTTACACAAATCGCTGGCAACGGTAATCCGTTATCGCACGCAGTGTAAATCACTGTATCGATTCCGTTGAAATCAGGAACCGGTGTATAATCTACGGTTCCGTCTCCGTTGATGATCACTGTTCCGCCACCGGTTGTACCCACAATTGTGGTTACGGTAATTGGAGTTCCGTCCGGATCGACATTGTTTGTTGTTAAATCAATGGTAGTAACAGGTCCGGTGTCTTCAGTAACTGTTAATGTTTCATTCCCTTGACTTGGAGTATCATTCACAGGATTCACCGTCACAAACAAGGTATCATTTACACAAATCGCTGGCAACGGTAATCCGTTATCGCACGCAGTATAAATCACCGTATCGATTCCATTGAAATCAGGAACCGGTGTATAATCTACGGTTCCGTCTCCGTTGATAGTCACTGTTCCGCCACCCGTTGTACTCACAATTGTGGTTACAGTAATTGGAGTTCCGTCAGGATCGACATTGTTTGTTGTTAAATCAATGATAGTAACAGGTCCGGTGTCTTCAGTAACTGTTAATGTTTCATTCCCTTGACTTGGAGTATCATTTACAGGATTCACCGTCACAAACAAAGTATCATTTACACAAATCGCTGGTAATGGCAATCCGTTATCGCACGCAGTATAAATCACCGTATCGATTCCATTGAAATCAGGAACCGGTGTATAATCTACGGTTCCGTCTCCGTTGATGGTCACTGTTCCACCACCGGTTGTACTCACAATTGTGGTTATGGTAATTGGAGTGCCGTCAGGATCGACATTGTTTGTTGTTAAATCAATGGTAGTAACAGGTCCGGCATCTTCAGTAACTGTTAATGTTTCATTTCCTTGACTTGGAGTATCATTTACAGGAGTTACGGTTATGAAAATGGTATCGTTGACACAAATTACAGGAAGCGGCGTACCGTCATCGCAAATCTGTACCACTACCGTATCGTTTCCATTGAAGTTTGATCCAGGAGTGTAGGTATACGTTCCGTCGGGATTAATGACAATTCCGCCGTTACCTGGTCCATCAAGCGGAGTTGTATTCACCACTAAATTTCCATCGGCATCCGAATCGCCTGCATCAGTCAAATCACCGGAAACAGGCATTTCTTCAGGTGTAGTGTGAGTTTCATTGTCTACAACCGGTCCGTCGTTTACCGGATTCACTACGAAAGTGATCGTTGCGTCATCGCACGCAGCAGCCGGGTCGCATAACGCATAAGTAATCGTTGCCGTTCCGTTGTAGTTATTGGCAGGATCAAATGTAACGATACTTGTGACTGGGTTTAATGTCCAGGTTCCGGTTGCATCTGTAAACGTTGTTTGCACACCTGCCGTTCCTGCGTCCAAATCAACCGTAAACTGTCCGGGACCATTTACCGGCGCTGTTGGATTAGCATCCGGATCGGTATCGTTGGTAATCACATTTACTGTTCCATTTGCGCTGTCTTCGGTCAATGAACCACCGTTATCGTCGTTTGCGACCGGTGGAGCGTTTGCATCCAGAATAGTTACAGTTGCAGTTTGAGTTCCTGATTCGGCGGCACCATTTCCGCCTGTAACGTTTGTAATGTCTGCGATAACCGTTTCAGGCCCTTCAAATAAAGCGTCCAGTGCAGGATCGATTGTTACGGTTCCTGTCAATGACCCGGCTGGAATGATAATCGTAACACTTGAAGCAGTATAATCAACTCCAGATGTAGCCGTTCCGGTATAAGTTATTGTAATGGTTGTAGCTGTAGTAGTTGCTACCGAAAGTGTGGCAGTCAATGTTGCTACACCTGCTGCATTTTCGGCAATAGTTGTTGTTCCGCTCAACGTTACTGTCGGAGCTGTTTCATTATCTGCAATTGTTACCGTAGCTGTTTGCGTGCCCGATTCAGTTGCGCCGTTTCCACCCGTCACGTTAGTAATATCTGCAATTACTGTTTCATTGCCTTCAAAGATCAGATCGTCGGTAGGGTCGATGGTTGCTGTTCCGGTTAGCGAGCCAGCCGGGATCGTAATTGTAACGCTTGAAGCAACATAATCACCACCGGAAGCTGTTCCCGAGTACGTTAGTGTAACGGTTGTTGCTGTTGGAACCGGATTGGAAAGCGTAGCCGTTAATGTTGCTACACCTGCCGCATCTTCGGCAATGGTTACCGTTCCTGAAAGTGTAACTGTCGGAGCTAAAATTGTTTCTCTCCAATCTCTCTCTGACGTTAGCGGGGCATTGACGTTCGGATAGGAAGATGGAGTTGTTCCGTTGGTTGGATTCACCAACGCATCATTTATATCAAAGGCGTTGTCTAATCCATCGTTGTCTGAATCTGTTCCTGCAGGAACTGTATTGGCTGCTCCGTTTCCGTCAGTATCCCAGCCTTCAATCAAATCGGTCAACGCATCGTTATCTGAGTTGAGGTCCCGGTAATCAGGTGTATCGGCGCCATCGGTGTTTACCGGAACGATAGCTGTTCCACCGTTGTTTCCGTCGTACGCATTATCTATTCCGTCACCGTCGGTATCCGAACCACTCGGAGCAATATAACCTGCTGTGGATTGCGCTTCACTGTTGTCTACAATTCCATCGTCATCCGAATCGATATCTACGAAATTACATTGCAGATCAGTGTCAAAGTTTCCAAATACGTATGAATTCGGTATTCCATCCAAATCGGTGTCGTTTCCAGTAAGTATCATAGGTGTTCCGTTGGAGGTAACGCACGTTGTGCTAAGCGTATTACTTACACTTGCAGGAATGGTATAATCCAATCCATGCACATTAATATCATCGTTATCGGTACGTGTAATTCGAATGGCAACCGTATTAATAGGTACAACAAACGAGTAAGCAGTCATTGCGGTGTTCGCTGCAGGAATATTTGAAGCTGTCAGATTGGTAAATGTGGTTCCATCCGACGAAAACAGGATATTAGTGTTCGCCTGATTTCCACTTGGATTTGAAATATACACACGAACAGTTCCACCTGTATTAACAGTGTTTGCCATCTGTAATGTCAGCACATCTCCTGTTGAATTGAGTAGTGCAAAATCGGCAGCAAGGGGCAGTCCCAAAGCATTGTCCGGGTTGGTAACACTTACATTTCCCGGGCCATGTGAAGTAGCATAAGCAGTTGAAGGCGCTGTGTAAATATAACTTCCTGTGGTGGTGCAATTCACAAAAACAGCATCATACACATCGTTATAACCATCGTTATCAATATCGGCAAATGCGTCAGCAAGTCCGTCACCGTTAGCATCGGTTCCACCCGATTCAATCACATCCGCGATTCCGTCGTTGTCGCTGTCGAGGTCCATAAAATTGGCAATGCCGTCATTATCGAAATCAGCGAAAAAGTTATTACTGCCGTTGGCATCGGTATCAAAAAGCAAAGAAGTGGATGTATTCAATAAACAATTCGGGATCGTTGCACAAGGCGAAGCGCCGGTAGGACCATCCGTATCGTTGTTATCATACTCATTCACCAAACCATCACCGTCAGTATCTGTTCCTGAATCAGCCTGGCCATCACCGTTGGTATCCACACCACCTGCTTCAATCATATCAGGGATTCCATCGTTGTCACTATCCAAATCGAGGTGAACCGGATTTCCGTCTCTGTCGTCATCAAAATTGGCGCAAACACCGCTACTCAATAATCCGCCACAATAAGGGAAGTCGGCATCCTGGTAATTCGGAATCAAATCACCGTCCAAATCGCCACTCGGATCAGGTAAACCATTCGTTGCACAATCCCATCCGTTAACACCCTGGAAAACTGCAGCACAAAAATCTGCATCTGCATAATCAGGAGTTCCGTCACTGTCATGATCACCGCTGTAAGCTTCCACCACATCAGTTATTCCGTCGTTGTCATCATCAATATCACACGAAACCGGGATCACATCATTGTCTACATTTCCCTGGTAGTTTGGATTCTGAATCGGAACATACAGTGAAATTGATCCACCGTTTCCACCGTCCTGTGAGCCATTGCGAATGGAAGATGCTCCGGCCAAATGCTCTCCACCCTGACCGCCTGTAGCCGTCAATACAAGGTTGCCCGGAATGCTGGCAAGCGAATACAACAATACACCACCACCGCCACCGCCACCGGGTCCGTGTGGCGTTGTAGTATTCAAATCCTGACCGTCGCCACCTCGCAGATCAACGTTGAGCGCACCAATGTAGGTTCCTGTTTTTAAAACTACGGAACCTCCTGCGCCGCCGCCGCCGCCGCCATCTGGTGCACCAACGGGATTAATCGCTACGGGGGTAGTTCCGCGTGCGTTGATCGTATTGCCGTTTCCAACAATTGTATCTGCGAAAATGATTACAATTCCACCACCATCTGCGGCATTTGAAGGGTTATTGGTTGTTACAAAACCGGGGCCACCCGCTCCGCCTAAGAATACTTTGTTTTGGGCAAGAAACGTTGTGAGTGCATAACCACCCAATCCACCGGCATTGGCACCATCTATATCGCACCAGCGCTTCCCACCTTCTCCACCGGCCCCATAATTGGAACCACCGCCACCACCGGAGTCACCGGAAATACCTGAACCGCCGCCGTTTGCTCTCGGAGCACGCCCGCGATTGGTCGCAGCATTATCCAATACGATTCCATCACCTTTGGTGTAAGTAGAATTTGTCCCACTATTGACTACAAAAACATTTGTGGGAACCACAGTACAGTTATCGGGAGTTCCGTTCACCCCCATCTGAATTCCTTTGTATCCCTGGCCTAAAACATCAATACCTGCATTAAACGTTACTTTTCCGGCTTCAATAGCTACAACCCCACCGGTTCCCGTCACCTCATCCCAATCCTGGGCCATCAATGTACCTGTAATGGTTACATTATCGGCAAACTGCGGAATCCGGACAACCTGAACTTTTCCGGATACCGTATACGAACGAATAAGCGGATAACGTGGTGTGAGCACATTTCCGACAATACTTCCGACTTCAAAGAACTCATAATTTCCTGCGTCGTTGATTGCTGTGACATCACCTGAACCTGCAGCATTCGCAGTGTTGATGGTAGCGCCTTTCATTTGAATGATCAGGGCCTTATCTCCCGGAGCAAAGAGGGCGCCATTGGTTACCGTTATGGTATGAATACAAGCCACATCACATGGTGCACAAGCGGGTTGAGTAATTGCAGTTACCGCCGAATAGGCATTAACAATTCCCGAGATCGATTGGGCTGAAACCCTGCTGAAAGTGCAGGAAACCAGCACCAGGAGCATCGCAAAAAAACCAAACTGTTTCTTCATAAATCTAACTTTCATTTCATAGTATTTCCATTACCGCAACAGAATTGCAGCAACGTGTTTAAGTCTCAATTTTCAGTGTAAAACAGGGTAGTACAGGTTAAAATGCAATACCGATTGATCACCATGGATCATCTTAAGGAGGTACAAAATTAAAGATGCATAGCCGTGAAAATCAGCTCTTGTGACAAACAACCTGTTTTTGTGATCAACAACCACAAGTGATTTTTTTTACTTTCCAGCCGGTTTTCAACTAAAAAAGCAAATTTTCAGAGTGAGAAAATACCGCGCAAAAAAGTTTAACGCATTATATATGAACACCTCCTTAGAATACAGCTTTTATTAAGAGATTAAAAAACAATGAACTAACAATTTGTGAATGAATTGATTTAATTGCAGTAATTCTCACCCGCTCAGAGTTTTATACAAGCGAATCGTTTTTAATGGTTAATATTGCCTATGGCTTTTCCGCGAATCCCTACTATTATTTGTGTGTTGATCTGTGCAGTTTCATTTGCTCAGAAAAGTGGCCGTTTTGTGGAAGCCAGCCAAGATATCCGTTATCATTTCACGGTTACTTCTTATTCTACGAATCAGGGGTTACCCGAAAGCCAGGTGCTGGATATCGTGCCGACCAGCGACGGAACATTAATATTGGCAACCGCCGATGGTATTGTGTTGTATGACGGGCAAGAATTCACCGAATTCATTGAGGACCAACGCTACAAAAATCACACTCCCAACAATCTGATGTGGGACGAATACAGCAAACGATTATTTGTAAACGAATTAGGTGGAAATCTACTCGTCTTTTACCCCTATTATCAAAAGTTACAATCTTGCCGAACCACAACACTTGTAAACCACACACTTTATTCGTTGGATGAATCGGGTAATTTATTTACTGCCGACACCAAACAATTGATTTTTAAGAATACGGCCAAAACCGGTATCAAAAAAGCGATCAGTATCCATGTTTCCTTTCCGTTGGTGTATGTGGGCACCGAAACCGGTCTTTCGGTTTACAACATGACAACAAAAAAAGTCACTCAACTACTCAATAACGGTGCTGTAACCGCCTTTTACAGGAATCCTTACAACGGAAAACTATTTGCGACCGGTATCAGACAAATCTATGTTTTGACAAGTAAATCAGCGACTCCTTCTCCTGACATAGACATTAAAAACTCTCACACCATCATTAGAGAAATGATCGCAATTTCTTCGGATGAATACTACATTGCCACAACTCACGGATTGTATTATCTCACTCCCGATTACCAGAAACAATACGGAACAGATGTTCTTCAGTCAGACAACCTGGTATCGCTTTACTTCAATAAGGAAGAAGATTGTTTGTTTGCCGGTAGCATTGAAAAAGGACTACTGCGATTGCTTCATAAAACATGCTATAGCTACACGTGTTCAAGTGAAGGTGACCCGCACCAATCATCCTCCACCTCTATTATTACTACCTATGCCAACGAAGTATTGGTTGCAGCAACGGAAGGTCGGATTTTGGAAATCGGAATCGGAGGAACCCATGATTACTGGCAATATCCGGTTCATTTTATAAGTCTTGCCGCCATCGATTCGTTTGTCTATGCCGGCACCTACGGTGACGGAATTTACATTTTGAAAGATCGAAAGTTGATTTATCACGTCACCAAAAAACAACTCGGAGTACCATCCGGAGACGTGCATGCTTCTTTCAAAGATTCTCAGGGAACAATTTGGGTAGGCACAGGAACCGGAATCTGTAAAGGCAAGAATTACACCACCCTCAAATCGTATTTACCGAAATCGATTACAGGCATCATTATTTGTTTTTACGAACTCAGCAACGGTAACATATGTATCGGTGGCACTAATGGTGTTTTCATATTGGATAAGCAGTATCGATTAATCACCAGATTTGGAGAACAACAAGGATTGATCGGTAAAGAAGTACGCTGCTTTTATGAAGATGCTTCCCAAAAAATATGGATCGGCACCTATAACGGAGGCTTGTACTGTTACGATCACGGAAAACTGACTTCCATCAATCAAAAAAAGAATTGCGAATTATACGATGATGTATTCACTCTTGCTAAAGATCAATTCGGCTACTTGAATATGACTTCTAATTTTGGTTTGTGGAAAATTGCGGAAAAAGATTTGAATGATTTTTACACCGGAAAACTAGACCGCTTGATTCCTCTTTTCTTCGGAGAGGAAACCGGAATTCTCAATACGGAATTCAATGGCGGTTTTCAAAACAATTACCTATTAACAGAACAGCACCAGTTTTATTTCCCTTCCATTCAAGGAGTTGTGGTACATACGCCCGGCCGCTACATGTTCAGCAGGTCAAAACACCAGTTTCTGCGCGTTTGGGTGAACGACACTTTGTATTCAGGAAAATCACACGTGTTTAAACGCTCTACCCACACATTGCAGTTTGACTTTTCAAACCCGCGTTTCTGCAAAAAATACAATTCCTATTATCAATACAAACTGTTGGGAAGCAATTTTCCGGATCACTGGAGCAAACCCGACAAATCTCCTTTCGTTTCCTTCAAAATGCTCCCTCCGGGAAAATACACGCTGAAAGTGCGGGTTGTAAACGGATTCAATGACAGGCATCCGTATGAAATCAATTACTCGTTCGAGATCAAACCTTATTTCTATGAACAGGCATGGTTTCATATCACGGGAATACTGCTCATTCTGCTACTGTTAGTCCTGTTGGTGCGTATGCGCGTTTCTTACCTGGGCAATAAAGACAGGCATCTGAATACAATTAACAATACGATCCTTGAATTGAAACTAAAAGCCATTCAGGCCAAAATGAATCCGCACTTCATTTTCAATGCGCTCAACAATATACAGTACCTGATCGTATTGAAAGAACTGGAGTCTGCAGAAACTGCCATCAATGAATTTTCGCAATTATTACGTAAATTCCTACAACAAAGCGATCAGTCGTTTGTAACGATCGAAGAAGAATTCGAAATGCTGCGTTTGTATGTGGCCATCGAAAAATTCCGGTTCAACAATGAATTGGAGTCGCGATTTAAAATTGAATACGCAATAGGCCAATATTACATTCCTTCCATGATCTTGCAGCCAATGGTGGAAAATGCGCTGAAACACGGTTTGTTACATTCCGAAAAAAAACGTTTCCTTTACATAGAAGCTTTTCTGCACAATGAACAAGTGCGTATTACGATTGAAGATAATGGAATTGGAAGGAAAGCATCACAGGAAATCAATAAATCACGGGAAGAGCATATTTCTCACGGATCCTGCCTGGTGCAGGAAAAAATTAAAATTGTCCGCGAAAAATATGGCATTGTAGTTCAACACGAATTAAAAGACCTTACTGAAGGTACAAAAACAGGAACACGTGTAATTTTTGACATACCCATTTTGAAAGAAACATTTAAAGAAATCTAATGCGCTGATTTCAACTACTTACCACGACAGCGCTTGTTACCCCGCGGATGTGGATAAACCCAAATAAACAAAGATGAACACCTTAATTGTTGATGATGTAAAATTGAGCAGAGACGGATTGGCCGCCCTGATCAATACGCATTTCCCGGAGGCAAATATCGTGGGGAGCGTACCTTCCATTGAACAAGCCCGAAAACTTTTAAAAACCGAACAGATTGACCTGTTATTCCTCGATATTCAGCTACAAGACGGATTGAGCTTTGATATTTTAGATGATGTTCCGTTGAATTCGAAAGTCATTTTTATTACCGCCTACGAAAAATATGCTATTGAAGCCATCAGGAAAGGTGCTTTCGATTACTTGCTGAAGCCAATCAATGTTACCGAACTCAAAAAATGTATTGAGCGGATTCGTGAACTGCGTGAGATGGAAAACGAGCAGTTTGAAAAAGCTTCAGATTCCATCGTTTTTAAAGGGAAGATCGGAATTTCCAGCATGGACGGGATCGAATACGTAAATACGTCCGAAATCAATTACCTGAAAGCGGATGGGAAATACACCATTGTCTGCCTGAAAAACAACACCATCACCAGCTCTAAAAATCTCAAGATGTTTGAAGTGATCTTACCCGAATCGTTGTTTATGCGGGTGCATCACTCCTACCTTGTCAATCTGTCGCAGATCATTCGTTTTAAGAAAGACGATGCAATGCTGGTACTGTCTGACGGTGCAGAGATTCCGGTTGCAAAATCACGAAAAGATTTGTTGACGAGACGGTTGATTCATGTTTGAGTTGAATCTCATAACTTTGAGAGTTATCCCACCACTACATTAAACGTCGCGTCAAACGCCAGTGAACCTTCTATTACCTGCGCTGCGCCGGGAATCATTAATCCTTTCATTTTGGCGGTCTTACCTTTCTGAATCAGGTCGAGCAATTGTTTTTCGGTGAGTTTTTTGCCCAGTAATTCAAACGGAACCAGGAAGCCACATACGTTGTAATTAGCGCATCCGACACCGGTTCGGCCTTCCATGAGCTTGTGTTGCCTGCATTTCGGACAATCGAGATCAGTAAGGCTTACTTTTTCGGCCGGTTTACGTTCCCGCTTCGGTTTTTCGGTTGCTACCGGTGCATCTGTATGTAATTGAATGCGAATGGGCGCCTGCGAAAAAATCACCTCATCGGTCAACTGACGCACCATCACGGTTAATTCCTGCTTGAATTGCTCCAGGTCGTACTCGCCTTTTTCAATGAGGCGCAGCTTACGTTCCCACTGTCCGGTCAGTTCGGCGCTTTTCAGCAATTCGTTCTGAATGGTATCAATCAAACCCACACCGGTTGGAGTAGCCATGAGGTTTTTGCGTTTTTTCTCGATGTATTTCCGCTTGAACAACGTTTCAATAATGTTAGCGCGGGTTGCCGGACGTCCAATCCCGTTTTCCTTCATCATATCCCTGATTTCTTCATCCTCGACCTGTTTCCCTGCGGTTTCCATCGCGCGTAGCAACGTTGCTTCGGTATATGGTTTGGGCGGACTTGTTTTTCCGTGATGCAGCCGTGGTTCGTGCGGGCCGGATTCTCCTTCGGTAAACACCGGCATGGTCTGTTCAGCCTTTTCTTTCTCCGGCTTTTTGTCGTCAGAATCCGATTCTTTGGTTTCTTCCCACACCACGCGCCATCCCGGTTCAATAATCTGTTTTCCGGTGGCTTTAAATGCGATTTGATCCACTTTTCCTAAAACAGTGGTATTGGAAACTTTACATTCCGGATAAAAAGCAGCGATAAACCGACGCACGATCAACTCGTAAACCTGGCTTTCGGGTTGCGAGATGCCGCTGGGTTGAATTCCAGTTGGAATAATCGCGTGGTGATCGGTTACTTTCTTATCATCAAATACCGACTTCAGTTTCGGGATTGGTTTTTCCATCAACGGAGCGGTAAAACGCTGGTAATGCGTCAGGCCTTTCATGATGTTCGGGATTTTCGGGTGCAAATCTTCCGACAAATACGTCGTATCCACACGCGGATAGGTCACGAATTTCTTTTCGTACAATCCCTGTACAAACTTGAGGGTTTCTTCTGCCGAAAAACCATATTTCTTATTGCCTTCCACCTGCAGAGAGGTTAAGTCAAACATCCGCGGATTGCCTTCTTTTCCTTCTTTTTGTTCGAAGGAAGTAATCTCAAACGGATGTCCTTTCAGGTATTCAACACCTTTTACAGCGCGGTCTTCGGTACGAATCCGGTCGATGGTAGCAGTAAATTCCGTTTCGCGGTAAATCGTTTTCAGTTCCCAGTATTCTTCCGAGCGAAAAGCTTCTATTTCTTTGTGTCGAAGCACGATCATGGCCAGCGTAGGTGTTTGCACCCTGCCGATAGAAAGTGTTGCTTTCCCCTGCCCGAATTTTTTGGTAAACAAACGCGTAGCGTTCATTCCCAGCAACCAATCACCGATTGCGCGGGCACTTCCGGCAGCGTATAAATTCTGGTATTGCTCGCCGTTTTTCAGCGATTGAAATCCTTCACGAATGGCTTCCTCGGTCAATGAAGAGATCCACAAACGCTTGATGGGAACTTTGCATTTGGCTTTGGCCAATACCCAGCGCTGGATCAATTCTCCTTCCTGCCCGGCATCACCGCAGTTGATCACTTCTTCGCACTGTGCCACCAACTTTTCGATCACCGAAAACTGTCGTTTTACGCCTTGATCTTCGATGAGTTTGATCCCAAATTTCTCCGGAATCATCGGTAAATCTTCCAACCGCCAATATTTCCAGCTTTCTTTATAATCGTGTGGTTCTTTGAGCGTGCAAAGGTGACCGAATGTCCAGGTTACGCAATAACCGTTTCCTTCATAATAACCGTCGTGGCGCTGTTTGGCACCTATTACTTCCGCAATATCTCGGGCAACTGAGGGTTTTTCGGCTATACACAATTTCATAGGCTGCAAAATTGGAACAAT
Encoded proteins:
- a CDS encoding DNA topoisomerase III, producing the protein MKLCIAEKPSVARDIAEVIGAKQRHDGYYEGNGYCVTWTFGHLCTLKEPHDYKESWKYWRLEDLPMIPEKFGIKLIEDQGVKRQFSVIEKLVAQCEEVINCGDAGQEGELIQRWVLAKAKCKVPIKRLWISSLTEEAIREGFQSLKNGEQYQNLYAAGSARAIGDWLLGMNATRLFTKKFGQGKATLSIGRVQTPTLAMIVLRHKEIEAFRSEEYWELKTIYRETEFTATIDRIRTEDRAVKGVEYLKGHPFEITSFEQKEGKEGNPRMFDLTSLQVEGNKKYGFSAEETLKFVQGLYEKKFVTYPRVDTTYLSEDLHPKIPNIMKGLTHYQRFTAPLMEKPIPKLKSVFDDKKVTDHHAIIPTGIQPSGISQPESQVYELIVRRFIAAFYPECKVSNTTVLGKVDQIAFKATGKQIIEPGWRVVWEETKESDSDDKKPEKEKAEQTMPVFTEGESGPHEPRLHHGKTSPPKPYTEATLLRAMETAGKQVEDEEIRDMMKENGIGRPATRANIIETLFKRKYIEKKRKNLMATPTGVGLIDTIQNELLKSAELTGQWERKLRLIEKGEYDLEQFKQELTVMVRQLTDEVIFSQAPIRIQLHTDAPVATEKPKRERKPAEKVSLTDLDCPKCRQHKLMEGRTGVGCANYNVCGFLVPFELLGKKLTEKQLLDLIQKGKTAKMKGLMIPGAAQVIEGSLAFDATFNVVVG